The Halarchaeum grantii nucleotide sequence AACCCTCGGTGGCGCGCTCCTCCGAACGCATCTCTTCGTAGTCCGGGGGTATAGTTGAAGGTTTCGAACCGGGTGTTTCCCCGTGAACTATTCCCACTCGGGGAGCCCGCGACAGGCTTATAGTGGTGTACAGACTTGTACATCATAAGCCGAATTCGTACACCGGTGCCCCACCATGCAGGACTACATCGAACGCGTCACCGAGGGAGAGGACTTGACGGTCGCCGAAGCACGCGAGGCCGCCACCGCCGTCTTCGAGAGCGCGACGGAGGCACAGATCGGCGCGCTGCTCGCCGCGCTCCGCGCGAAGGGCGAGACCGAGGCCGAGATCGCGGGCTTCGCGCAGGGGATGCGGGAGGCCGCCATCACCATCGACCCCGACCGGAGCCCGCTCGTCGACACCTGCGGGACGGGCGGCGACGACTACAACACGATCAACGTCTCCACGACGTCCGCCATCGTCGTCGCCGCCGCCGACGTCCCCGTCGCCAAGCACGGCAACTACTCCGTCTCCTCCTCCTCGGGCAGCTCAGACGTCCTCGAAGAGGTCGGCGTCGACCTCGACACCACGCCCGAGGCCGTCGAGTCCCACATCGAGGAGTTCGGCATCGGGTACATGCACGCCCCCGCGTTCCACCCCGCGATGAAGGCCGTCATCGGCCCGCGCCGCGAGCTCGGGATGCGCACCATCTTCAACGTCCTCGGGCCGCTCACGAACCCGGCGGGCGCGGACGCACAGGTCCTCGGCGTCTACGACCCCGACCTCGTCCCCGTCATCGCGGAGGCGCTCACGGAGATGCCCGCCGGGGACGCCCTCGTCGTGCACGGGAGCGGCCTCGACGAGATCGCGGTCCACGGCGAGACGGTCGTCGCGGAAGTCCACGGCGACGATGTCGAGGAGTACACGCTCACCCCCGACGACCTCGGTCTGGAGCGCTCGCCCATCGACGCCATCGCGGGCGGCACGCCCGAGGCGAACGCCGCCGACTTACGCGGCATCGTCGAGGGGGAGGTGACCGGCGCGAAGCGCGACGTCATCCTCGCGAACGCGGGCGCGGCCGTCTACGTCGCCGGCGAGGCCGAGTCGCTCGAAGCCGGCGTCGAGGCCGCCCGCGACGCCATCGACTCCGGCGCGGCCGCCGCGAAGCTCGCCGACCTCTGCGGCCCAGAAGGCGAGCGATGACGGCGACGCGAACGAAGGTCTGCGGCCTGACGAGCGCCGAGGACGTCGCCGCCGCCGTCGAGGCGGGCGCTGACGCCCTCGGGTTCATCGTGGACGTGCCGGTGGAGACGCCGCGCGAGGTGTCGGTCGAGCGCGCGGCCGACCTCGTCGCGGCCGCGCCGCCGTTCGTCTCGACGGTGCTCGTGACGATGGCCGACCCGGAGGCGGTGCCGACGCTCCACGACGCCGTGGGGACGGACGCCGTCCAACTGCACGGCGACCTCCCCGCAGAGCGAGTGGCGAGCCTCGCGAGCGTGCTGGACGCGCGCGTGGTGAAAACCGTGGACGCGGACGACCCCGAGGCGGCGCGCGACTACGACGGCGTCGCGGACGCCCTCCTCGTGGACTCGACGGACGCGTCCGGTGCGGGCGGCACGGGTCGGACCCACGACTGGACGGTGACGCGCGACCTCGCCGCCGAGCTCGACGCCCCGGTCGTCCTCGCGGGCGGCCTCACCCCCGCGAACGTCGCGGAGGCGGTGCGGACGGTGGAGCCGTACGCGGTGGACGTCGCGTCCGGCGTCGAGTCCGAGGGCGGCGTGAAGGACCACGACGCCGTGCGGTCGTTCGTCGCGAACGCGACGCGCGCGTTCGACGGCGCCGACGACGAACCGGAGGTGTCGCCCTGATGGGGTTCGACGTGACGCGCGAGGCGTTCGTCGAGCGCGCGGCCGGCGACGGCCCCGGCGTCGTCTACGCCGAAGCCACGCTGGACGCGGACGTCTCGCCGCTCGCGGCGTACGCGGCGCTCGCGGACGGCGACTACGCCTTCCTCCTCGAGTCCGCCGAGAAGACGGCGGCCTCCGACCCCGGCGGGGCGTTCCGACCCCGCGACGCGGCGGGCGAGCGCCACGCGCGCTACTCCTTCGTCGGCTACGACCCGGATGCGGTGGTGCGCGCGACGCCCGAGGGAGCGAGCGTGGAGCGCCTCTCGGACACCCGCGCCGCCCGCTCGGTGGCGCCGGGCGGCGGCGACGTCCTCGACCAGCTGCGCGGGTCGCTCCCGTCGGTCGAACGGCGGGGCTTCCCGGAGAGCGAGCGCCAGCTCCTCGACGGCGGGCTCGTGGGGTTCGTCGCCTACGACGCCGTCTACGACCTCTGGCTCGAGGAGGTCGGCGTCGAGCGCCCGGAGACCGCCCTGCCGGACGCGGAGTTCCTCCTGAACACGGCCGTCCTGCGCTTCGACCGCGCGACGGGGACGCTCTCGCTCGTCTGCACGCCCGTCGTCGACCCCGACGCGGACGACGCCGGCGCGGTCTACGACGACCTCGTCGCGGAGGCCGAGCGCGTCGAGGACGCACTCGCGGACGCGAGCGACCCCGACACCGGTGGCTTCGAGCGGACGGCGACACACGCCGGCCCGCAGGACGAATACGAGGACGCGGTCGAGCGCGCGAAGGACGCGGTGCTCGACGGCGAGATCTATCAGGGCGTCATCTCGCGCACGCGCGAACTCGAGGGCGACCTCGACCCGCTCGGGCTCTACGCGGCGCTGCGCGAGATCAACCCCTCGCCGTACATGTACGTCCTGAAGCACGACGAGCGGACGGTCGTCGGTGCGAGCCCGGAGACGCTCGTGAGCGTCCACGGCCGCGAAGTCCTCAACAACCCCATCGCGGGCACGTGCCCGCGGGGAACGAGCCCCGTGGAGGACCGCCGACTCGCCGGCGAGATGCTCGCGGATGAGAAGGAGCGCGCGGAGCACACGATGCTCGTCGACCTCGCGCGCAACGACGTCCGCCGGGTGAGCGAGGCGGGGTCCGTCAGGGTCCCGGAGTTCATGCGCGTCCTCAAGTACAGCCACGTCCAGCACATCGAGTCGACTGTGACGGGCCGCCTGCGCGAGGAGATGGACGCCTTCGACGCGATTCGCGCGTCGTTCCCGGCGGGGACGCTCTCGGGCGCGCCAAAGGTGCGCGCGATGGAGCTCATCGACGAGCTCGAGCGCACACCGCGAGGGATCTACGGCGGCGGGGTGGGGTACGTCTCGTGGACGGGCGACGCGGACGTTGCGATCTGCATCCGCACCGCGACCGCCCATCACGGCGCGGGTGATGCGGGCGCGGACGTCGTTCGCGTCCGGGCGGGCGCGGGCGTCGTCGTGGACTCCGACCCGACGAGCGAGTACGAGGAGACGGAGAAGAAGATGGGCGGCGTCCTCGACGCGCTCGACGAGATCACGCGACCGGCCGATGCGGACGGAGACGCGGAGGTGGAGCGATGAAGGTCGTCTTCGTCGACAACTTCGACTCGTTCACGTACAACCTCGTGGAGTACGTGAGCGAGCACCCGGGCGTGGAGACGGCGGTGCTGAAGAACACGGCGTCGGTCGCGGAGATCGAGGCGGAGGAGCCGGACGCGCTCGTCATCTCGCCCGGCCCCGGCCACCCGAAGAACGCGCGCGACGTCGGCGTCACGGCGGCCGTCCTCACGGGCCTCAGCCACGAGGTGCCGACGCTCGGCGTCTGTCTCGGGATGGAGGCGGCGGCCTACGAGTACGGCGGGGCGGTCGGGCACGCGCCCGAGCCCATCCACGGGAAGGCCTACCCGATCGAGCACGACGGCGCGGGCGTCTACCGCGGCCTCGAGCAGGGCTTCCAGGCGGGGCGCTATCACTCCCTCATCTGCACGACGATCCCGGACTGCTTCGAGGTCACGGCGACGACGGAGCACGACGGCGAGACGCTCCCGATGGGGATTCGCCACCGCGAGCATCCCATCGAGTGCGTGCAGTTCCACCCGGAGAGCGTCCTCACCGGAGTCGGCCACGACGTCGTCTCGAACTTCCTCGAGACCGTCTAGGCCAGAACCGTCGTCACGACCCAGAGCGCGCCGATGACGACGACGGCGAGCACGAGGAGTTTCCACGCGACGTTCAGGACGAACTTCCCGACGAGCACGACGACGAGCGCCGCGATGAGCGCGACGAGGAGCGTGCCGAGTTGGCCGCCGGGGATACCGAACGCGAGCGGGAGTGCGGATGCCGTGTGGGACATACGGAGAGCGTCGCGGGCGACGGGCATAGTCGTGGCGGCGGCCGGCCGGTCGACCTCGGCGTGTCGGGTCGGCGACCGAGTCGCGAAACTGAAAACCGACATCCGGCACGGCGTCACGCTCGTTTCACCGTCCACTTTCAGGTCGCTTTGCGAGACGTTATTGCCCCCGCGAGAGTAGTGACGTAGCACCCGCGTGGTCGGTGTGATAGACACTAGTTCACGGCCCTGTCGCCGTGAACGGAAGTACTATGACCGACCCGCCAGTAACGATTGGTCGTCTCCGAACGACCCTTTCCACCCATCATCCATGACCCTGAAACCCACTTGTACGTCACCGACAGCACGGAGGGCCGCCGCATGAGTTCGCACGACCTGAGCGCGGACGAGATCACGCTCCCGATCAAGCGCGTCGACGGCGACACGCTCGAGGAGCGCATGACCGCGAACGCCTACAACAACATCCTGCCGGCGCGCTACCTCCGACAGAACGCCGACGGCGAGCTGATCGAGGACCAGGAGGACCTCTTCGAGCGCGTCGCGAAGAACATCGCGCTCGCGGAGGCCGTCTACGAGGCGGAGAACCAGGGCGTCGAGGTCCTCGTCTCCCCCGACCAGCTGAAGCCCGACCACCCGCGCCGCGACGAACTCGCCGCCGAGGTCTTCGGCGAGGGCACGACGGCCGAGGACGACGTCGAGATCGAGCTCGACGAGGAGAACGTCAACAAGTTCGCCTACGACACCATCGTCCCCGAGCTCCCCGACGAGGTCCGCGCGCACGTCGAGGACACCGCGGAGCGCTTCGAGTCGCTGATGAGCCGCCTCGCGTTCATGCCGAACTCCCCCACCCTGATGAACGCCGGCGACGAGCTCCAGCAGCTCTCCGCCTGCTTCGTCGACTCCCCCGCCGACGACCTCACCGACATCCACCAGACCGCGAAGGAAGCGGCGGAGGTCTTCCAGAGCGGTGGCGGGATGGGCTACGCCTTCTGGCAGCTCCGGCCGTTCGGCGACCCCGTCGGCTCCACCGGCGGCATCGCCTCCGGCCCCATCACGTTCATGCGGACGTTCGACCAGATGTGCGAGACCATCGCCCAGGGCGGGGCGCGGCGCGGCGCACAGATGGGCGTCATGCGCATCAGCCACCCGGACGTCATCGAGTTCATCCACGCGAAGAACAAGGACGTCTCCCTCGCGCACTGCCTGAAGCTGAACGACCCCGACGACTACACGTACACGACGTTCAGCGAGGCCCTCGAGGAGGCCCGCGAGCTCATCGACGAGGACGGCAAGGTCCCCAAGCACCTGCGGAACGCCGTCGAGGGCCACCTCTCGAACTTCAACATCTCCGTCGGCGTCACGAACGGCTTCATGGAGGCCCTCCAGAACGGCGAGGAGTACACCTTCACGAACCCGCGGACGGGCGAGCCCCACATCGCCACCGAGGAGACGAAGGAGATGTACGAGCGCTACGACCTCGCGGAGCACGTCGAGGTCGGCGAGGAGTTCTCCATCCCCGCAGAGCTCCTCTGGGAGCGCATCGTCGAGGGCGCCCACGAGAACGGCGAACCCGGCGTCATCTACCTCGAGCGCGCGAACGACGAGCACTCCTTCGACGTCGAGGAGCACCCCGACCACCGGATGCTCGCGACGAACCCCTGTGGCGAGCAGCCCCTCGAGGAGTACGAGGCCTGTAACCTCGGGCACATCAACCTCTCGACGGTCGTCGCCGAGGACGCGCCCGACTGGCGCGTCTGGAGCGAGGAGCACGAGTACGACACGCTCGAGGAGGGCATCAGTCGCTTCCTCGACGAGGCCCTCGACATGGAGGAGTTCGACTACCGCATCGAGACCGGCACACGGTTCCTCGAGAATGTCGTCACGATGTCGGACTTCCCCGTGCCGGAGATCGAGGAGAAGGTCGCCGAGATGCGCAAGATCGGCCTCGGCATCATGGGCCTCGCGCAGCTCTACGTCCAGCTCGGGATGCCGTACGGCGACGAGCCCGCGAACGAGGTCGCGAGCCAGGTGATGCAGCACATCAACCACGGCTCGAAGACGGCCTCGCACGAGCTCGCGGAGGAGCGCGGCTCCTTCGACGAGTGGGACAAGTCGAAGTACGCGAACCCGACGGAGTACGCCGAGTGGTTCGAGCACCACACCGGCGAGAGCGCGGCGGAGTGGGCGGACGGCTACCCCATCCGCAACCACAACACGACCACCATCGCGCCGACCGGCACCACGAGCATGGTCGGCAACACCACGGGTGGCTGTGAGCCCATCTACAACGTCGCCTACTACAAGAACGTCTCCGACGACGTGCAGGGCGACGAGATGCTCGTCGAGTTCGACGACTACTTCCTGCGCACCCTCGAGGCCAACGACATCGACGTCGAGGCCGTGAAGGAAGAAGCGCAAGAGCAGATGGCGAGCAACGAGTTCGACGGCGTCACCGGCCTCACGACGGTCCCGAACGCCATCGGCGAACTCTTCGTCGTCACCGCCGACCTCTCCGGGAAGCAGCACGCGGCCGTCCAGTGCGCGTGTCAGGACGGCGTCGACTCCGCCATCTCGAAGACCTGCAACTTCCCGAACGACGCGTCCGTCGAGGACATGCGCGAGGTCTACGAGTACATCTACGAGCACGGCGGGAAGGGCGTCACCGTCTACCGCGACGGTACCCGGAACAAGCAGGTGCTCACGACGCGCGCGGAGAACTCGGAGTTCTCCGACATGGAGGAGGACGAGGCCGCCGAGGCGATGCTGGAGAGCATCCAGGAGACGTTCGGCGACCTCGAGGGCTTCCTCGAGAACGAGTCGGTCCGCGACGCCGTCGGCGAGGACGCCGACGAGCTCGTCGACATCGACGTCGCGCCCTCCGGCGCGCAGAAGCGCCCGCGCCCGGACGTCCTCTACGGCGTCACTCAGCGCATCGACACGGGCTACGGGAAGCTCTACGTGAACATCAACGAGGACGAGAACGGCCGGCCGTTCGAGCTCTTCGCGAACATCGGCAACTCCGGTGGCTTCACGGCCTCCTTCACGGAGTCGCTCGCGAAGACGGTGTCGACGGCGCTGCGCGCCGGCGTCGACCCCGAGGAGATCGCGAGCGAGCTGCAGGGCATCCGCTCCCCGAAGGTCGCCTGGGACAAGGGCGAGCAGATCAACTCCATCCCGGACGCCATCGGCACGGCGATGCGCCGCTACCTCGACGGCGAGATCGACAAGCAGGTGCCCAAACAGCAGAACCTCACCGAGCTCACCGACGAGGACGTCGAAGACGCCGAGACGGAGGCCGTCGAGACGGACGGCGCCGGCGTCGACGTCGGCGACGCCGCCAACCCGAACGTCGACGTCGGCGGGGACGTCGCCGCGCCCGGCGAGGGCGACGGCCAGCCGAACGGCGCGTCCGGTGACGACGCGACCTCGGACCTCCTCGCGGCCGGCGAGAGCCCCGAGTGCCCGGACTGCGGTGCGATGGACCTCTACTACTCCGAGGGCTGCAAGACCTGCCAGTCCTGCGGTTGGTCCGAGTGCTCGTAGCGTAGCGACACACACCACGTCTCTCTCCCTCTGCGTTCTTCTCGCGACGCGCAACGCTCATACGCGCGAGCCGTGAGTGTCCGACTATGAGCGACGCCGACGGCGAACCCGGCGCGGACGCTGGCGACGCCGACGCTGCTGGAAGCGACGGCGAGCGCGGCGGCCGGCCGTGCCCGCTGTGCGAGCGGCCGATGTACAAGCGCCACTGCAAGTACGTCTGCCCGACGCACGGTGTCGTCGTGGACTGTTCGGATCCGTTCGTCTTCTGAGCCGCACGTAGCTATTTCCGCTCGCGCGCCGACGCTCCCGGTATGGAGTACTCACGCCGCGCGCTCCTCCGTGCCGGTGGCGCGCTCGGCCTCGGCGCGCTCGCGGGATGTAGCGCGCCATCGGACGGGTCGACCACGACGGCGACCGGCGGGGCCGGGAGCACGTCGCTCGGCGTCGAACCGGTCGCGTCGGGGTTCGTCTCACCGGTCGACGTCGCCGTCGGCGGCGGGGAGACGCTCGTCGCGGACCAAGTGGGCGTGCTCTATCGCCTCGGGGCGGGCGGACGCGAGCGCGTGCTCGACCTCCGGACCGCCACGGTAAACGTCTCGGGCTACGACGAGCGCGGCCTCCTCGGGGTCGCGCTCCACCCCGACTTCCCGGATACCGAGGAAGCGTACGCCTACTACAGCGCGCCGCGACGCGAGGGGACGCCGGACGGCTACGACCACACGTCCGTCCTCGCGGCGTTCGACTGGACGGACGGCGTCTTCGACCCGGCGAGCGAGCGCGTCCTCCTCGAAATCCCGGAGCCACAGTCGAACCACAACGGCGGCGCGCTCGCGTTCGGCTCCGACGGCTACCTCTACGTCGGCGTCGGCGACGGCGGCGGCGCGAACGACACGGGACGCGGGCACGTTTCGGACTGGTACGAGGCGAACGCGGGCGGAAACGGGCAGGACACGGCGACGAACCGCCTCGGGAGCGTCCTCCGTATCGACGTCGACGCGACGGAGGGCGAGCGACCGTACGGCATCCCCGAGAGCAACCCGCTCGCGGACGCCGCGTATCCCGAGCAGTACGCGTGGGGCTTCCGGAACCCGTGGCGGCTGAGTTTCGACGAGGTCGGGTTGCTCGTCGCGGACGTCGGGCAGAACCGCTACGAGGAGGTGAACCTGGTCGAACGCGGCGGGAACTACGGGTGGAACGTCCGCGAGGGGCGCCACTGCTTCGCGGCGGCCGCGCCCTCGGAGCCGCCGGAGTCGTGCCCGAGCGAGACGCCGGACGGAACGCGCCTTCGCGACCCCGTGATCGAGTACCCGCATCGCGGCGACGGCGTCGCGGGCATCGCGGTGGTCGGCGGCCACGTCTATCGCGGCGAGGCGCTCGACGGCCTGCGCGGCGCGTACGTCTTCGCGGACTGGCAGGCGGACGGGCGCGTGTTCGTCGCGACGCCCAAGGGCGAGTCGTGGCCGACGCGCGTCGCGCCGGTAGACGGCCTCGGGGGCTACGTCACCGCGTTCGGGAAGGACGCGGAGGGCGAACTGCTCGTCTGCACGAACGAGACGGGGACCGTCTCGGGGTCGTCCGGGAGCGTCGTCCGACTCGCCGCCGAGTAGTCCCCCGTCGAGCTACCGCCGGCGCCACACCGCGTAAGCGGGGCCGGCGAGGAGCGCGACGCCGAGCGCGGCGATGGCGACGGCGAGACGCGGGTCGAAGTGGACGGCGGTAGCGGTGAACGAGTCGAGGCCGACGCCGACCGCGACGGCGGCGACGGTCCACGGGAGTTCGCCGATGGCGGTGCCGAGGGCGAACACGCCGACGGGGACGCGGGCGGCGCCGGCCGCGCCGGAGATGGCTTCGGCGGGCGTCGGCGCGAGGCGCGCGGCGACGACGCCGCGAAGGCCCCCGGCGGCGTCGAAGAAGCGCGCGCTCCCGTCGCGGAACCGGCCGACGAGCGGCCAGTCGGGCGGGAGGGAGCGGGCGGCGTAGTAGGGTAGCAGGCTGGTCGCGACGGCGCCACAGAGCGCGAGCGGGAGGCCGACGAGGAAGCCGTACTGGTAGCCACAGAGCGCGGAGAGGACGGTGATGGGCCACGCGAGGAACGGCCGGGCGAGGTAGAGCGCGAGGAGGACGAGCGGGAACCACGGGCTCGCGAGGAGCGCGCGGACGTGCCCGAGGACCGCCGACGGGGAGGCGAGGAGGGCGAGCGCGACGAGCGCGACGAGACCGCAGACGGCGGCGGCGTGTCGCGCGCGGGGGAGGCGACTCACTCCGCGAGCGTAGGCCGTCGGCGAGGATAGGTCTTCTTCTCCGACCGCAGGCGCTATGTCGTCGGAGGGCGCACTGGCGCGTAGTGAGCGAGGAGGAACCGGGAGCGCGCGAGGATGACACCGAGCGGCCACGCCGCGAGGACGACACCGAACGCCAGCACCGTGCGGACGCGACGCTCGACGACCCGCGCTTTCGCGAGAGCGACACCGAACGGACACGACGTGAGGACGACACCGATGGCGCCGACCCCGACGAGGAAGACGAGTCGGGCGGCGACGGCGGGCCCGAGTCCCCAGAGTCCGTGGACGGGACGGCCGAGGACCCCGATCCGGTCGAGCTCGGCGTCGCGCTCGTCGAGCGCATCGAGGACGACGAGCTGTCGATGGCGGAGCTGATGGACCGCGTGGAGACGGTGTCGACGCATCCGCGCATCGTCAGCGAGATCATCGATGCCGCCGAGGAGCGCGGCCTCGTCGAGCGCGACGGCGCGACCGTCCGCCCGCAGGGCGGCGGCTACGTGCGCTTCGGCGCGGACGTCATCACGAAGGAGGGCGAGTTCTCCTGTCGGCGCTGTGGTACCGGGCTCTCCGAGGGCTACTTCATCGACCTCGACGCGGGCGAAGTCGGGCCGTTCGGCTCGTCGTGCATCCGGAAGGTCACCGGTCGCGAATAGTCTCGAGGAGGTCGTCGACGCGCTCGGCCTGCTCGTCGAGCAGGTCGAGTTGGGCGTCGAGGGCGGCGCGTTGGCGCTCGATGGCGTCGCGCTGTGCGTCCGCGCGCTCGCGCTGGTCGGCGAGCGCGTCCCGGAGCTCTTCGAGGTCGGCTTCGAGCGCGTCGAAGTCGACGTCCGGCCCGGGGTCGGTCGCGGCGTCGAGCGCGTCGCTCGCGGACGCGCCCGCGTCGTCGGGGTCGAACGCGAGCGCGGGGTCGGCGTCCGAGTCGTCCGTCGTTTCGGGTGCGTCGTCCTCGTCGGGCGCGACGGCGCGGCGGAACGCGTCGTAGTCGGCGACGCCGTGCGCCTCGAAGAGCGCGGTTTCGACGGTTTCGCGGACGTCGCGGAAGCGCTCGTCGGGCACTTTGATGCGCTGTGTGCGCCCCGTCGTCTCGAGGACGAGTTGGCTGGCGACCGACCCCTCCTCGGCGGTGACGTCCGTGACGTCCGCGTAGGGGATGACCTCGTAGTCGCCGTCCCAGACGGCGCCGCCGACGTGGCGGACGAGGCGCTCGCTCGTGACGACGAGCGTGAGCTCGCTGAAGCGGTACGTCCGGACGACGCGCTCGCCCGAGTCGGTGACGCCGCCGGCGTTCAGAACGCCGGCGAGGACGGGGTGGAGGACGTCGTCGAGCGCGCGCGACGGGACGTCGAAGGAGGACTCGCCGTCGAGGCCGTAGTCGAGCGTGATGGTCGCCGTCCGGCGGCCCTCCGAGGCGATGACGCGCTCGGCGTCGTGGTCGTAGGCGGTGACGGATTCGTTGCTGAGGAGGCCGTCGGCGCGGTAGACGAGCGTTCGTGTCGGCGTGACGAGGAGCACGTCGTCCCCGCGAAGCGGGACGCGCGCGGCGACTGACTCGTCGCCGAGGGCGTCCGTGACGGCGTCGGGTACGTCCATACGGCGTCCTACTGCCGGCCGGACATAAACCCGACGCCGAGGTCGTGTCCCGTGTTGGCGCACCCCGGGACCGAAAGAGAACTTTAATACGGGGCCTCCGCTTAGCCGGGGATGAGCCCGGGTGGCTTAGTCTGGTCATAGCGCCGCACTCATAGGGTTCAGAGATTCGGTGCGGCAGCCATTCGGAGGCTGTGCGTGTCCCCCGAGGCCCGCCGAGCCTCGAACCTGGGACATGCGGAGGCCGAGGGTTCGAACCCCTCCCCGGGCATTCTGCTACCTTTTACGGACCCACGTAGCAGTGCGTGGCGTTCGACTACGCGCGGACGGGGTCGTGGACGTTGCCGGTCACAGCATCGTTGGCGTCCTGCCACGTCCGGTCTTTCGCGCGCGCGATGTCCTCGACGATGCGGTCCGTGCGGTCGCCGCCCGCGCCGAACTCGGTGTAGAGGCGCATGAAGTCCTCGGCGACGTCGTGGGCGTCCGCGAGCGACGGAACGGCCGCGAGCTCGTCGGTGTCGAGGCCGGTCTCGGCGGTCCCGTACCGGACGTCGACGCGGTAGCCGCGTCCGTCCTCGGCGACGCTCTCGGGAACGCGTGCGGGTGCGAGGACGACGCGGAGGTGCTGGTCGAGGTGTTCGTACTCGACGACGGCGCGCGGGTCGTACTTCCGGCCGGCGTCCTCCTCCCACTCGGGGTCGTCGCGCGTCCAGTTCGGCGGCGTGGTGAGGCCATCGGTCATACCTCGGCGTTCGCCCGGCCCCCTGAAACCGCTACTGGCCCCGCGGGTGGTGAGCGCGCACGCCGCGCTCGACGGCGCCGTCGCGTAGCGATGCATCGCCGACGTACACGAACGATAGTTCGATACGCGATAGCGGTCTTAGATGCGCCTTTGAAACGTCTAACAGTCTCTGAATCGGCCGTGAAACGTCCGGCGTGGCCAGCGGTACGGGCGTGAGCGGCGTGAAACGAACGGAAGGATCGACCCCATATATCCGGATGGGGGCCGTGGTATCCGATGAGGTCACCCCGCCCATGTCGAGTCAGAACCACCCCCTCCACGAACTCCCGTTGGATAGCCTCCACAGCCACACCGACGGGCTCGCCCTCCTCCGTCGGCCCCTCGAAGCCATCGGCTTCTGGAGCGCCGTCGTCCTCCCGTTCCTCTACGTCCCGCTCGTGTTCAGCGGCCTCCAGTCGACCGGAACGCAGTACGCGTTCGCGCTCCTCGTCGCCCTCCACGTCGTCGCGCTCGTCGCCGGGCGCGGCTACCACGCCGAGTGACGGTTTTTCTTCTCGCTAGTCGAGCACGCCGACGCGCCGGAGTTCCGCG carries:
- a CDS encoding PQQ-dependent sugar dehydrogenase codes for the protein MEYSRRALLRAGGALGLGALAGCSAPSDGSTTTATGGAGSTSLGVEPVASGFVSPVDVAVGGGETLVADQVGVLYRLGAGGRERVLDLRTATVNVSGYDERGLLGVALHPDFPDTEEAYAYYSAPRREGTPDGYDHTSVLAAFDWTDGVFDPASERVLLEIPEPQSNHNGGALAFGSDGYLYVGVGDGGGANDTGRGHVSDWYEANAGGNGQDTATNRLGSVLRIDVDATEGERPYGIPESNPLADAAYPEQYAWGFRNPWRLSFDEVGLLVADVGQNRYEEVNLVERGGNYGWNVREGRHCFAAAAPSEPPESCPSETPDGTRLRDPVIEYPHRGDGVAGIAVVGGHVYRGEALDGLRGAYVFADWQADGRVFVATPKGESWPTRVAPVDGLGGYVTAFGKDAEGELLVCTNETGTVSGSSGSVVRLAAE
- a CDS encoding TVP38/TMEM64 family protein; translated protein: MSRLPRARHAAAVCGLVALVALALLASPSAVLGHVRALLASPWFPLVLLALYLARPFLAWPITVLSALCGYQYGFLVGLPLALCGAVATSLLPYYAARSLPPDWPLVGRFRDGSARFFDAAGGLRGVVAARLAPTPAEAISGAAGAARVPVGVFALGTAIGELPWTVAAVAVGVGLDSFTATAVHFDPRLAVAIAALGVALLAGPAYAVWRRR
- a CDS encoding DUF5830 family protein produces the protein MSEEEPGAREDDTERPRREDDTERQHRADATLDDPRFRESDTERTRREDDTDGADPDEEDESGGDGGPESPESVDGTAEDPDPVELGVALVERIEDDELSMAELMDRVETVSTHPRIVSEIIDAAEERGLVERDGATVRPQGGGYVRFGADVITKEGEFSCRRCGTGLSEGYFIDLDAGEVGPFGSSCIRKVTGRE
- a CDS encoding DUF7115 domain-containing protein — encoded protein: MDVPDAVTDALGDESVAARVPLRGDDVLLVTPTRTLVYRADGLLSNESVTAYDHDAERVIASEGRRTATITLDYGLDGESSFDVPSRALDDVLHPVLAGVLNAGGVTDSGERVVRTYRFSELTLVVTSERLVRHVGGAVWDGDYEVIPYADVTDVTAEEGSVASQLVLETTGRTQRIKVPDERFRDVRETVETALFEAHGVADYDAFRRAVAPDEDDAPETTDDSDADPALAFDPDDAGASASDALDAATDPGPDVDFDALEADLEELRDALADQRERADAQRDAIERQRAALDAQLDLLDEQAERVDDLLETIRDR